The following proteins are encoded in a genomic region of Arthrobacter jiangjiafuii:
- a CDS encoding DUF2273 domain-containing protein produces the protein MKPTVTGMAIGAVLAFTALLFDFWGFLLMALFIAVGALCGRAAEGKVDFRTVRDALSGRRSSS, from the coding sequence ATGAAACCAACCGTTACCGGCATGGCAATCGGGGCCGTCCTGGCCTTCACCGCCCTGCTTTTCGATTTCTGGGGATTCCTGTTGATGGCGCTCTTCATCGCTGTGGGAGCCCTGTGTGGCCGCGCCGCGGAGGGCAAGGTCGACTTCCGCACCGTCCGTGACGCACTTTCCGGACGCCGTTCATCCTCGTGA
- a CDS encoding HAD-IIA family hydrolase yields the protein MKRNSVGENENIECWLTDMDGVLVHENHPIPGAAELIERWVATSKRFLVLTNNSIYTPRDLAARLRASGLEVPEENLWTSALATAEFLKDQVKNTGAPGRCFVVGEAGLTTALHEAGMILTDTNPDYVVLGETRTYSFGTITKAIRLILGGARFIATNPDVTGPSQEGVLPATGAIAALITAATSMEPYIVGKPNPMMFRSAMRKIDAHSETTAMIGDRMDTDIVAGIEAGLHTVLVLSGITQREDINRYPFRPTQVVNSVADLITTV from the coding sequence ATGAAAAGGAACAGTGTGGGCGAAAACGAGAACATTGAATGCTGGCTGACGGACATGGACGGCGTGCTGGTCCATGAAAACCATCCGATTCCGGGTGCAGCCGAACTCATTGAGCGCTGGGTGGCCACCTCCAAGCGGTTCCTGGTGCTGACGAACAACTCGATCTACACCCCGCGGGACCTCGCTGCGCGGCTGCGCGCCTCCGGCCTGGAAGTGCCGGAAGAGAACCTGTGGACCTCCGCCCTGGCGACCGCCGAGTTCCTCAAGGACCAGGTCAAGAACACCGGAGCGCCGGGCCGCTGCTTCGTAGTGGGCGAGGCGGGGCTGACGACGGCGCTGCACGAGGCCGGCATGATCCTCACCGACACCAATCCGGACTACGTGGTGCTGGGCGAGACCCGCACCTATTCCTTCGGCACCATCACCAAGGCCATCCGCCTGATCCTGGGCGGTGCCCGGTTTATTGCCACCAATCCGGACGTCACCGGGCCCTCGCAGGAGGGCGTGCTGCCGGCTACCGGCGCCATCGCCGCCCTGATCACTGCCGCGACCAGCATGGAACCGTACATCGTGGGCAAGCCCAACCCCATGATGTTCCGCTCCGCGATGCGTAAGATCGACGCGCACTCCGAAACCACGGCCATGATCGGCGACCGGATGGACACCGACATCGTCGCGGGCATCGAGGCCGGGCTGCACACAGTCCTGGTGCTCAGCGGCATCACCCAGCGCGAGGACATCAACCGCTACCCGTTCCGGCCCACCCAGGTGGTCAACTCGGTGGCGGACCTGATCACCACGGTCTAG
- a CDS encoding TrmH family RNA methyltransferase — protein sequence MPDRPVESAETVPTHQVGVGPWEGPLPEGDHWDPELLANGDARNVVDEYRYWNHDAIVADLDTRRHPFHVAIENWQHDFNIGTVVRTANAFMAKEVHIIGRRRWNRRGAMVTDRYQHVRHHPTVEDFVEWARSEELAIIGIDNFPDSVPLETYELPKNCVLVFGQEGPGLSPEVHAAADATLSIAQFGSTRSINAGSAAAIAMHGWIRRHVFGQRVK from the coding sequence TTGCCGGACCGTCCCGTTGAATCAGCAGAAACCGTCCCCACGCACCAGGTGGGAGTGGGTCCCTGGGAGGGGCCGCTGCCCGAGGGGGACCACTGGGATCCCGAGCTCCTGGCCAACGGCGATGCCCGCAACGTCGTTGATGAATACCGGTACTGGAACCACGACGCCATTGTCGCGGACCTGGACACCCGCAGGCATCCGTTCCACGTGGCCATCGAAAACTGGCAGCACGACTTCAATATCGGCACCGTGGTGCGCACGGCCAACGCCTTTATGGCCAAGGAAGTACACATTATTGGACGACGCCGGTGGAACCGCCGCGGTGCCATGGTCACCGACCGCTACCAGCACGTGCGCCACCACCCTACGGTGGAGGACTTCGTGGAGTGGGCCCGCAGCGAGGAACTGGCGATCATCGGCATCGACAACTTCCCGGACTCCGTTCCGCTGGAGACCTACGAGCTGCCGAAGAACTGCGTGCTGGTCTTCGGGCAGGAGGGCCCCGGGCTGAGCCCTGAGGTCCACGCCGCGGCCGACGCCACCCTGTCGATCGCCCAGTTCGGCTCCACCCGGTCCATCAACGCCGGTTCCGCGGCTGCCATTGCCATGCACGGCTGGATCCGGCGGCACGTCTTTGGCCAGCGGGTGAAGTGA
- a CDS encoding universal stress protein, with amino-acid sequence MSDSIWNEDGALAGSPGIVVGVDGSDQSICALVWAAKEAERRRAPLHVVTAYTVPIFAASSMDAGYTTMDDAIIREGAQSVLNKALERISQYPIEVYPRVETGDAAAVLLELSEEAELMVVGSRGRGGFVGRLLGSVSSALPAHAKCPTVVVPLRTAGRLPEAGVRPPAGAPTEQTVEDVVVVGVDGSEQGRAASLVAAEQAQSRGLPLQILCALPPFSGSLAWVPAPLDLEALHAEISDQLRAGRVWLQSHFPDLSMSVQLIDGPPAEILIDRTSSVELLVLGTRGRGGFAGMLLGSTSQSVLHHARGPLMVVPDHEDPRLDNRADFGSLPEE; translated from the coding sequence GTGAGCGATTCAATCTGGAATGAAGACGGTGCGCTGGCGGGATCGCCGGGCATCGTTGTTGGGGTGGACGGCTCGGACCAGAGTATCTGCGCCCTTGTATGGGCGGCCAAGGAAGCCGAACGCCGCCGCGCCCCGCTGCATGTGGTCACTGCTTACACGGTGCCCATCTTCGCTGCCTCCTCCATGGATGCCGGCTACACGACCATGGACGACGCGATTATCCGCGAGGGCGCTCAATCGGTGCTGAACAAGGCGCTGGAACGGATCAGCCAGTATCCGATCGAGGTCTATCCGCGGGTGGAAACCGGCGATGCCGCAGCGGTGCTGCTGGAGCTGTCCGAAGAGGCAGAGCTGATGGTGGTGGGCTCGCGTGGCCGCGGCGGATTCGTGGGACGCCTGCTCGGTTCGGTCTCCAGCGCGCTGCCCGCGCACGCCAAGTGCCCAACCGTGGTGGTCCCGCTGCGCACTGCCGGGCGGCTTCCCGAGGCAGGGGTCCGTCCGCCGGCCGGAGCGCCCACGGAACAGACTGTCGAGGACGTGGTGGTCGTGGGCGTCGACGGCTCGGAACAGGGGAGGGCCGCCTCCCTCGTGGCAGCCGAGCAGGCGCAGAGCCGCGGCCTGCCGCTGCAGATCCTGTGCGCCTTGCCGCCATTCAGCGGATCCCTGGCCTGGGTGCCCGCGCCCTTGGACCTCGAAGCGCTCCACGCGGAAATCTCGGACCAGCTGCGGGCCGGCCGGGTCTGGCTGCAAAGCCACTTTCCGGACCTGTCGATGTCCGTGCAGCTGATCGACGGTCCGCCCGCGGAAATCCTGATTGACCGCACCTCCTCGGTGGAGCTGCTGGTGCTGGGCACCCGGGGCAGGGGCGGCTTCGCCGGCATGCTGCTGGGCTCCACCAGTCAAAGCGTGCTGCACCATGCCCGGGGGCCGCTCATGGTGGTGCCGGACCACGAGGATCCGCGGCTGGACAACCGGGCAGACTTCGGTTCCCTGCCGGAGGAATAG
- a CDS encoding alpha/beta hydrolase: MMDDPADFLRSAEDLKRFSRRRFLAGSTLGLTLAADLFVTRLIQRYRNDLEILRVRDDTAERRFPAASWFLFPGYKTSWEETVWILNSLRPALATRGQLAGVGYSNTGLDVDDIVAAVYRYIRNHQLRRIYFYGHSFGGMLAVEVAARLLERGVAVELVILDSTPAGPQDVLGSAMFEGVAALYDAGYRIPSVLRGGYELGERVLHKDERTWNTVLDQTLEQLSPLAPSSTLIQSEASYIYHFNPRLYASALGTTSLAFIGNPEDTTVDYDGARAEWAAVFPRNLVSAAQVTEGARPAHASPQWNPGVYQQVVREVLRRYSPPEQGGGLKSLF; the protein is encoded by the coding sequence ATGATGGATGATCCGGCAGACTTCCTGCGGTCCGCGGAGGACCTCAAACGGTTTTCCCGCCGCCGTTTCCTCGCCGGCAGCACCCTGGGCCTCACCCTGGCCGCCGACCTCTTTGTCACCCGGCTGATCCAGCGCTACCGGAATGACCTGGAGATCCTGCGGGTCCGTGACGACACTGCCGAGCGCCGTTTTCCCGCCGCCTCCTGGTTCCTCTTTCCCGGCTATAAAACCAGCTGGGAGGAGACGGTCTGGATCCTGAATTCGCTGCGCCCGGCCCTGGCCACGCGCGGCCAGCTCGCCGGCGTCGGCTACTCCAACACCGGCCTGGACGTGGACGACATCGTGGCGGCCGTGTACCGCTACATCCGCAACCACCAGCTGCGGCGCATCTACTTTTACGGCCACAGCTTCGGCGGCATGCTGGCTGTCGAGGTGGCCGCCAGACTCCTCGAGCGCGGGGTCGCGGTGGAACTGGTCATCCTGGATTCCACCCCGGCCGGGCCGCAGGATGTCCTGGGCAGCGCCATGTTCGAAGGCGTGGCGGCGCTGTACGACGCCGGCTACCGGATTCCCAGCGTGCTCCGCGGCGGCTACGAGCTGGGGGAGAGGGTGCTGCACAAGGACGAGCGGACCTGGAACACGGTGCTGGACCAGACCCTCGAGCAGCTCTCGCCGCTGGCGCCGTCGTCCACCCTGATCCAGTCCGAGGCCTCCTACATCTACCACTTCAACCCGCGGCTGTACGCCTCCGCGCTGGGCACGACGTCCCTGGCGTTCATCGGAAACCCGGAGGACACCACGGTTGACTACGACGGCGCACGGGCGGAGTGGGCAGCAGTGTTTCCGCGGAACCTGGTCTCGGCCGCCCAGGTCACCGAGGGAGCCCGCCCGGCGCATGCGAGCCCCCAATGGAATCCCGGCGTTTACCAGCAGGTGGTGCGGGAGGTGTTGCGGAGGTACTCCCCGCCGGAACAGGGCGGCGGGCTGAAGTCCCTGTTCTAG
- a CDS encoding exodeoxyribonuclease III, whose translation MKIATWNVNSIRARADRVEAWLRRSDVDVLAIQETKAKDENFPWELFENNGYEVAHFGVNQWNGVAIASRVGLDDVERTFPNQPTFGKTEATVASEARAIGATCNGVRVWSLYVPNGRSLDDPHMPYKLQWLDTLKDQAAGWVKENPELQLALMGDWNIAPQDDDVWDIELFRRENHTHVSEPERQAFRAFLDAGFADVTRPYTPGPGVYTYWDYTQLRFPKKEGMRIDFVLGSPALAARVTGASIDREERKGKGASDHAPVIVELA comes from the coding sequence GTGAAGATTGCTACCTGGAACGTAAACTCCATCCGTGCCCGTGCCGACCGCGTCGAAGCCTGGCTGCGGCGCTCCGACGTCGACGTCCTGGCCATTCAGGAAACGAAGGCCAAGGACGAGAATTTCCCGTGGGAGCTGTTTGAAAACAACGGTTACGAGGTGGCGCATTTCGGCGTGAACCAGTGGAACGGCGTCGCCATCGCCTCCCGGGTGGGGCTTGACGACGTCGAGCGTACCTTCCCGAACCAGCCCACGTTCGGGAAGACCGAGGCCACCGTCGCCTCGGAGGCCCGCGCCATCGGCGCCACCTGCAACGGTGTGCGGGTGTGGAGCCTGTACGTCCCCAATGGCCGGTCGCTGGATGATCCCCACATGCCGTACAAGCTGCAGTGGCTGGACACGCTCAAGGACCAGGCCGCAGGCTGGGTGAAGGAAAACCCGGAGCTGCAGCTGGCCCTGATGGGCGACTGGAACATCGCCCCGCAGGATGACGATGTCTGGGACATCGAGCTGTTCCGCCGGGAGAACCACACGCACGTCAGCGAACCCGAGCGGCAGGCGTTCCGCGCCTTCCTGGACGCCGGATTTGCCGACGTCACCCGCCCCTACACGCCCGGCCCCGGTGTCTACACTTACTGGGACTACACGCAGCTGCGGTTCCCGAAGAAGGAAGGCATGCGCATCGACTTCGTCCTGGGTTCGCCCGCACTGGCCGCCCGCGTTACCGGCGCTTCCATTGACCGCGAAGAGCGCAAGGGCAAGGGCGCATCCGACCACGCCCCCGTCATTGTGGAACTGGCCTGA
- the nadE gene encoding ammonia-dependent NAD(+) synthetase codes for MRQLQAEIIAEMGVQPEINAGEEIRRRVDFLKAYAAASHTNGFVLGISGGVDSTLAGKLAQLAVDELKAEGTDARFIALRLPYKVQHDEEDAQAALDFIAPSESLVYNVQPAVDGFEDEYVKMTGESITDFNKGNIKARVRMTAQYAVAGQHNLLVIGTDHGAESVTGFFTKFGDGGADILPLFGLDKRQNRQLLAELGAPAGLISKAPTADLLDDAPGQTDETELGIGYDTIDDYLEGRDVPVDAAEKIERRFLMTRHKRTVPVSVLDTWWKP; via the coding sequence ATGCGCCAACTACAAGCTGAAATCATCGCGGAAATGGGCGTGCAGCCCGAAATCAACGCCGGCGAAGAAATCCGCCGCCGGGTCGATTTCCTCAAGGCCTACGCCGCTGCCTCCCACACCAACGGCTTTGTGCTGGGGATCAGCGGGGGCGTTGACTCCACCCTGGCGGGCAAGCTTGCCCAGCTGGCCGTTGACGAGCTGAAGGCCGAAGGCACCGACGCGCGGTTCATCGCCCTGCGCCTGCCCTACAAGGTCCAGCATGACGAAGAGGACGCCCAGGCGGCACTGGACTTCATCGCGCCGTCCGAGTCCCTGGTCTACAACGTGCAGCCGGCCGTGGACGGGTTCGAAGACGAATACGTGAAGATGACGGGCGAGAGCATCACCGATTTCAACAAGGGCAACATCAAGGCCCGGGTCCGCATGACCGCACAGTATGCGGTGGCAGGCCAGCACAACCTGCTGGTCATCGGCACCGACCACGGCGCCGAGTCAGTCACCGGGTTTTTCACCAAGTTCGGCGACGGCGGCGCGGATATCCTGCCGCTGTTCGGTTTGGACAAGCGGCAGAACCGGCAGCTGCTTGCTGAGCTGGGTGCCCCGGCGGGGCTGATCAGCAAGGCTCCCACCGCTGACCTGCTGGACGATGCCCCGGGCCAGACCGACGAGACGGAGCTGGGGATCGGCTACGACACGATCGACGATTACCTTGAGGGCCGGGACGTACCCGTGGACGCGGCAGAGAAGATCGAACGCCGGTTCCTGATGACGCGGCACAAGCGCACGGTCCCGGTCAGCGTGCTGGATACGTGGTGGAAGCCCTGA
- a CDS encoding pyridoxamine 5'-phosphate oxidase family protein, whose protein sequence is MPRPSLQPLAALDWSGRDWEAMMAVDAHGSAGESGSEWDTAASHRSEDLTETECWALLAGNGTGRVAYEDNGRVLVFPVNYVVHEQAVYFRTAREGVLGGGLDFRNASFQIDDHDSTRMDGWSVLLSGRAEAVQDPGLLSALWGRRMDEPWGGGARDVFIGIEPSVLTGRRVGMR, encoded by the coding sequence GTGCCCCGCCCTTCCCTGCAGCCGCTGGCTGCGCTTGACTGGTCCGGACGCGACTGGGAGGCAATGATGGCTGTAGATGCGCACGGATCGGCGGGGGAATCCGGGTCCGAATGGGACACCGCAGCGTCCCACCGCAGCGAGGACCTGACGGAAACCGAATGCTGGGCCCTGCTGGCCGGCAACGGCACCGGAAGGGTCGCATACGAGGACAACGGCCGGGTGCTGGTTTTCCCGGTCAACTATGTGGTCCACGAGCAGGCCGTCTATTTCCGGACCGCCCGCGAAGGTGTCCTGGGTGGTGGTCTGGATTTCCGGAACGCCTCGTTCCAGATCGACGATCACGATTCCACCCGGATGGACGGTTGGTCGGTCCTCCTCAGCGGCCGGGCGGAGGCTGTCCAGGACCCCGGCCTGCTGAGTGCCCTCTGGGGACGGCGGATGGACGAGCCCTGGGGCGGCGGAGCGCGGGACGTGTTTATCGGCATCGAGCCCTCGGTCCTCACCGGGCGCCGGGTGGGAATGCGCTGA
- the fbaA gene encoding class II fructose-bisphosphate aldolase, with protein sequence MPIATPEIYAEMIDRAKAGGFAYPAVNVTSSQTLNAALAGFAEAGSDGIVQVSTGGAAYWSGAKVKNMVTGSLAFAAYAREVAKSYNVNIALHTDHCPKDKLDDFVLPLLAASEAAVKRGEDPIFNSHMWDGSAETLEENLRIAQDLLARTHAAKMILEVEIGTVGGEEDGVENAINDKLYTTVVDGMKTIEALGTGDKGRYITALTFGNVHGVYKPGGVKLRPEILKDIQDAVGESIGKERPFDLVFHGGSGSSAQEISDAVSYGVIKMNIDTDTQYAYTRPVADHMFRNYDGVLKVDGEVGNKKQYDPRVWGASAEAGMSARVMEAAQTLGSAGKSL encoded by the coding sequence ATGCCTATTGCAACCCCTGAGATTTATGCCGAGATGATCGACCGTGCGAAGGCGGGGGGATTTGCGTACCCGGCAGTGAACGTCACCTCGTCGCAGACGCTGAACGCGGCCCTGGCCGGGTTCGCCGAGGCAGGCTCCGACGGGATCGTCCAGGTCTCCACCGGCGGTGCCGCGTACTGGTCCGGTGCCAAGGTCAAGAACATGGTCACCGGCTCCCTGGCCTTCGCCGCGTATGCCCGCGAGGTCGCCAAGAGCTACAACGTGAACATCGCCCTGCACACGGACCATTGCCCCAAGGACAAGCTCGACGACTTCGTGCTGCCCCTGCTGGCCGCTTCCGAAGCTGCCGTCAAGCGCGGCGAGGACCCCATTTTCAACTCGCATATGTGGGACGGTTCGGCGGAAACGCTCGAAGAGAACCTGCGGATTGCCCAGGACCTGCTCGCCCGCACCCATGCCGCGAAGATGATCCTCGAAGTGGAAATCGGCACCGTGGGCGGCGAGGAAGACGGCGTGGAAAACGCCATCAACGACAAGCTTTACACCACCGTGGTGGACGGCATGAAGACCATCGAAGCGCTGGGCACCGGCGACAAGGGCCGCTACATCACCGCCCTGACCTTCGGCAACGTGCACGGTGTGTACAAGCCCGGCGGCGTGAAGCTGCGTCCGGAAATCCTCAAGGACATCCAGGACGCCGTGGGCGAGTCCATCGGGAAGGAACGCCCGTTTGACCTCGTCTTCCACGGCGGTTCCGGCTCCTCCGCACAGGAAATCTCCGACGCGGTCTCCTACGGCGTCATCAAGATGAACATCGACACCGACACCCAGTACGCCTACACCCGGCCCGTCGCGGACCACATGTTCCGCAACTACGACGGCGTACTGAAGGTCGACGGCGAGGTCGGCAACAAGAAGCAGTATGACCCGCGTGTGTGGGGCGCATCGGCGGAAGCCGGTATGTCAGCCCGCGTGATGGAAGCAGCCCAAACCCTAGGATCGGCAGGCAAGTCCCTCTAA
- a CDS encoding DUF6286 domain-containing protein — translation MSTNDVLTRRIVRRETHASRTVAAMAAAFLGILFCLYVLLEATLQALGQDAWLTDPGALGAWLAGLPAGADSAVLGLSGLLILVAGLAFFLLAVLPGRRARYALPNPRAAVVVDAEVLASSLARRARLTAGVTPEQVLVTVGRGRVDVRIRPTSGVPVNGETVRQAVAEELQLTGLQPQPEVRVQVSTLGVIGQ, via the coding sequence ATGAGTACCAATGACGTTTTGACCCGGCGGATCGTGCGCCGCGAGACCCATGCCAGCCGCACCGTTGCCGCCATGGCCGCCGCCTTCCTGGGCATCCTGTTCTGCCTCTATGTCCTGCTCGAAGCCACCCTGCAGGCCCTGGGTCAGGACGCCTGGCTCACCGATCCGGGCGCCCTCGGCGCCTGGCTCGCCGGCCTGCCCGCCGGGGCGGACTCCGCGGTGCTGGGCCTGAGCGGACTGCTGATCCTGGTGGCGGGACTGGCGTTCTTCCTGCTGGCCGTGCTGCCGGGCCGCCGCGCACGGTACGCGCTGCCCAACCCGCGGGCCGCCGTCGTCGTCGATGCGGAGGTGCTGGCCTCGTCGCTGGCCCGCCGCGCGCGGCTGACCGCCGGCGTCACGCCCGAGCAGGTGCTGGTCACCGTGGGCCGCGGGCGCGTGGACGTACGGATCCGCCCCACCTCCGGCGTGCCGGTGAACGGTGAAACCGTGCGGCAGGCCGTGGCGGAGGAACTGCAGCTGACCGGGTTGCAGCCGCAGCCGGAGGTCCGCGTGCAGGTCTCCACGCTCGGGGTGATCGGCCAGTGA
- a CDS encoding cation diffusion facilitator family transporter, which produces MGDHHGHSHGLPSGTATGRHRRKLLIVFLITISVVFVQVAGALVSGSLALLADAGHMLSDAAGVSIALLAAWIATRPPTKRRTYGYQRAEVLAALANAVLLIIIAAVIFTEAIRRIGSAPEVHTGVMLWAAAIGGLANLASLLVLHSGRRESLNVRGAYLEVLGDLLGSAAVIVSAVVIMLTGYQQADTWASILIALMILPRAWSLLKEVIDVLLEATPQGVDTEMIRDHIVRVPGISDAHDIHIWTITSGVPVFSAHVVVEDEHLTSEGMDRLLDRLTGCLSDHFDTEHCTFQLEPASHAVHEGHQHA; this is translated from the coding sequence ATGGGAGATCATCACGGGCACAGTCACGGGCTGCCCTCGGGCACCGCTACCGGCCGGCACCGCCGCAAACTCCTGATCGTTTTCCTGATCACCATCAGCGTGGTTTTTGTCCAGGTGGCCGGTGCGCTGGTTTCCGGATCGCTGGCCCTGCTGGCCGACGCCGGACACATGCTGTCCGACGCCGCCGGGGTTTCGATTGCCCTGCTTGCGGCCTGGATCGCCACCCGGCCACCCACGAAGCGGCGCACCTACGGCTATCAGCGGGCAGAGGTCCTGGCTGCGCTGGCCAACGCCGTACTGCTGATCATCATTGCCGCAGTGATCTTCACCGAGGCCATCCGCCGAATCGGATCGGCGCCCGAGGTACACACCGGCGTCATGCTCTGGGCGGCGGCGATCGGCGGGCTCGCGAATCTCGCCTCACTGCTGGTGCTGCACAGCGGGCGGCGCGAAAGCCTGAATGTGCGGGGTGCCTACCTTGAGGTCCTGGGCGACCTGCTCGGCTCGGCCGCAGTCATTGTCTCCGCCGTCGTCATCATGCTCACCGGTTACCAGCAGGCCGACACGTGGGCTTCCATCCTCATTGCCCTGATGATCCTGCCGCGGGCCTGGTCGCTGCTCAAGGAAGTCATCGACGTCCTACTGGAAGCCACGCCGCAGGGCGTGGACACCGAGATGATCCGCGACCACATCGTCAGGGTGCCGGGCATCTCGGATGCGCACGACATCCACATCTGGACCATCACCTCCGGCGTTCCCGTGTTCTCGGCCCACGTGGTGGTGGAGGATGAACACCTCACCTCGGAGGGGATGGACCGCCTGCTGGACCGGTTGACCGGCTGCCTCAGCGATCACTTCGACACCGAGCACTGCACCTTCCAGCTCGAACCGGCCAGCCACGCCGTGCACGAGGGTCACCAGCACGCCTGA
- the pyrE gene encoding orotate phosphoribosyltransferase codes for MTSPAIAPSRARLLELIGDLAVVRGKVTLSSGAEADYYIDLRRVTLHHEASVLVGDVMLELINGAGISFESAGGLTMGADPVGTAVMHAATRAGRAVDAFVVRKAQKSYGMGRQVEGPDVAGRNVVVLEDTSTTGGSALTAVEGVRRAGGNVVAVAVIVDRDTGSKERIEAEAGVPYLYAFGKDELGLD; via the coding sequence ATGACATCGCCTGCAATTGCCCCGTCCCGTGCCCGGCTGCTGGAACTGATCGGCGACCTGGCCGTGGTCCGCGGCAAAGTGACGCTTTCCTCCGGCGCCGAGGCGGACTATTACATTGACCTGCGCCGGGTCACCCTGCACCACGAGGCGTCGGTGCTGGTGGGCGACGTGATGCTGGAGCTGATCAACGGCGCCGGGATCTCCTTCGAAAGCGCGGGCGGGCTGACCATGGGCGCCGACCCGGTGGGTACCGCCGTCATGCACGCTGCGACCCGCGCGGGCCGCGCCGTCGACGCCTTTGTGGTGCGCAAGGCCCAGAAGTCCTACGGTATGGGGCGCCAGGTCGAAGGACCGGATGTGGCCGGCCGCAACGTAGTGGTCCTGGAGGACACCTCCACGACCGGCGGCTCTGCGCTGACAGCCGTGGAAGGCGTGCGCCGGGCCGGCGGCAACGTGGTGGCGGTGGCCGTCATCGTTGACCGGGACACCGGGTCGAAGGAGCGCATCGAGGCCGAGGCCGGCGTTCCATACCTGTATGCCTTCGGCAAGGATGAACTGGGCCTGGATTAG
- a CDS encoding metallopeptidase family protein translates to MLPEDFETAVDDAIDSIPADLAAAMNNVAIFIEDEYVPAPGEDPATELLGIYEGTPLTERDSWWDAGSLPDRIVIFRGPLMRMCSSRDELIDEIRITVIHEVAHHFGIDDARLHELGWG, encoded by the coding sequence ATGCTTCCGGAAGACTTCGAAACCGCCGTTGATGATGCCATCGACTCGATCCCGGCGGACCTGGCCGCGGCCATGAACAACGTCGCGATCTTCATCGAGGATGAATATGTGCCGGCCCCCGGCGAGGATCCGGCGACGGAACTGCTGGGCATCTATGAGGGAACGCCGCTGACGGAACGGGATTCCTGGTGGGATGCCGGTTCACTGCCGGACCGGATTGTCATTTTCCGCGGGCCACTGATGCGCATGTGCTCCTCCCGTGACGAGCTGATCGATGAAATCCGCATCACCGTCATCCACGAGGTCGCCCACCACTTCGGCATCGACGACGCGCGGCTGCATGAACTGGGCTGGGGCTAG
- a CDS encoding DUF3151 domain-containing protein, which produces MSDEFRKNLLGPEPTYLPEESDVVARLEAGDEAVDLAAQHPTSSQVWAILADEAFDEGRTIESYAYARVGYHRGLDALRRSGWRGAGPIPWEHVPNQGFLRALYALGRAAAAIGESEEVDRITKFLNESDPQAKVAIEGRAS; this is translated from the coding sequence ATGTCAGATGAATTCCGTAAGAACCTGCTCGGCCCCGAGCCCACCTACCTGCCCGAGGAGTCCGACGTCGTCGCCCGCCTTGAGGCCGGCGACGAAGCCGTGGATCTGGCAGCGCAGCACCCCACCTCCTCACAGGTGTGGGCCATCCTCGCCGATGAGGCCTTCGACGAGGGCCGCACCATCGAGTCCTACGCCTACGCGCGGGTCGGCTACCACCGCGGCCTGGATGCGCTGCGGCGTTCCGGCTGGCGCGGCGCCGGACCCATCCCCTGGGAGCATGTCCCCAACCAGGGCTTCCTGCGCGCGCTCTACGCGCTGGGCCGGGCTGCTGCAGCCATCGGCGAGTCCGAGGAAGTGGACCGCATCACCAAGTTCCTCAATGAGTCGGATCCGCAGGCCAAGGTCGCCATCGAGGGCCGCGCGTCCTAA
- a CDS encoding Asp23/Gls24 family envelope stress response protein, giving the protein MDDAQNVNRPAARGASAAAAAPDPVTRPAQGPTTPQGSAGVAVPPAPTVPAPETAVRPEDVGGKTAIGEQAVAKVAAFAARSVDGVYALGSGSGRALGAVRDAVGGSSATQGVHVEVGETEVAVDITLVALYGTPLTRIADNVRAAVYSAVESLVGLRVVEVNVDVNDVHIPGATEGRPEKERTGASPAPESGTGTQAV; this is encoded by the coding sequence ATGGATGATGCCCAGAATGTGAACCGTCCCGCCGCCCGGGGGGCCTCCGCTGCCGCGGCTGCGCCCGACCCGGTGACCCGTCCGGCGCAGGGGCCCACCACGCCGCAGGGGTCCGCAGGCGTCGCAGTGCCTCCTGCCCCCACGGTGCCGGCCCCGGAAACGGCTGTCCGCCCCGAGGACGTTGGCGGTAAAACGGCCATCGGTGAACAGGCAGTAGCGAAGGTTGCTGCCTTCGCCGCCCGTTCAGTGGATGGTGTTTATGCCCTGGGCAGCGGCTCCGGACGAGCACTTGGCGCCGTCCGCGATGCGGTGGGCGGCTCAAGCGCCACGCAGGGGGTCCATGTGGAGGTTGGCGAAACCGAGGTGGCCGTGGACATCACCCTGGTGGCCCTGTACGGGACGCCGCTGACCCGGATTGCCGATAACGTGCGGGCGGCGGTCTATTCGGCGGTGGAATCCCTGGTTGGGCTGCGCGTCGTCGAAGTAAACGTGGACGTGAACGATGTGCACATTCCCGGCGCAACCGAAGGCCGGCCCGAGAAGGAACGCACCGGGGCCTCCCCGGCTCCGGAAAGCGGCACCGGAACCCAAGCGGTATAA